Proteins encoded together in one Hymenobacter monticola window:
- a CDS encoding inorganic diphosphatase — MSLALHQLPAYVPHSRSRVHVVVETPKGSRNKFAFEPDLGVFKLKGALPEGHSFPFDFGFVPSTKAADGDPLDVLLILVAPAFAGCVVEASLIGALEVEQQEPDGQVVRNDRLLAVAADSREHHNLREITDLPREQLHEIEHFFISYNAVKGQELKVLRRVGAAAAHALLAEAAAALP; from the coding sequence ATGTCTCTTGCTTTGCATCAGTTGCCGGCCTACGTGCCCCACTCCCGCAGCCGCGTGCACGTGGTGGTGGAAACGCCCAAGGGCAGCCGCAACAAATTCGCCTTCGAGCCCGATTTGGGCGTTTTCAAGCTAAAGGGCGCGCTGCCCGAGGGCCACAGCTTTCCGTTCGATTTCGGCTTCGTGCCTTCCACCAAAGCCGCCGATGGCGACCCGCTCGACGTGCTGCTCATTTTGGTGGCGCCCGCGTTTGCTGGCTGCGTGGTGGAGGCCAGCCTCATCGGGGCCTTGGAGGTAGAGCAGCAGGAACCCGACGGCCAGGTGGTGCGCAACGACCGGCTACTGGCTGTGGCCGCCGACTCGCGCGAGCACCACAACCTGCGCGAAATCACGGACCTGCCACGCGAGCAGCTGCACGAAATCGAGCACTTTTTCATTTCCTACAACGCCGTGAAGGGCCAGGAACTGAAGGTTCTGCGGCGCGTGGGGGCCGCGGCGGCCCACGCGCTGCTGGCTGAGGCCGCCGCGGCCCTCCCCTAG
- a CDS encoding DUF421 domain-containing protein yields the protein MEELLDTLFGSDADSHTITALQMTVRAVLVFFAALALLRLSGKRTFGGNTAFDMVVKIMLGAVLSRAVVAASPFGGTLLAGLVLVGLHRLLAWASFRSEAVSRLVKGDAVLLAEHGQPRPETLAQHNLTQNDLLEGIRDSGKVAALADTEAVRLERNGSISVVKKHG from the coding sequence ATGGAAGAGCTGCTGGACACCCTGTTTGGCTCCGACGCCGACTCGCACACCATCACCGCCCTGCAAATGACGGTGCGGGCGGTGCTGGTCTTTTTTGCCGCGCTGGCGCTGCTGCGGCTTTCGGGCAAGCGCACGTTCGGTGGCAATACGGCTTTCGACATGGTGGTAAAAATCATGCTGGGGGCCGTGCTGAGCCGGGCCGTGGTGGCGGCCTCACCGTTTGGGGGCACGCTGCTGGCCGGACTGGTGCTGGTGGGCCTGCACCGGCTGCTGGCCTGGGCCTCGTTCCGCAGCGAGGCCGTGAGCCGCCTCGTGAAGGGCGACGCCGTGCTGCTGGCCGAGCACGGCCAGCCCCGCCCCGAAACCCTGGCCCAGCACAACCTCACCCAAAACGACCTGCTCGAAGGCATCCGCGACAGCGGCAAGGTGGCCGCGTTGGCCGACACCGAAGCGGTGCGCCTGGAGCGCAACGGCAGCATCAGCGTGGTGAAGAAGCACGGCTAG
- a CDS encoding glyoxalase superfamily protein has translation MLLPAYMVTPVFSISDYAKAIAFYIGWLGFRIDWEEVRNKQPVYVQVSRGEVILHLNALPDNVPAGAKARAEMQGLLAFHHQLARKNQDVRPALVPAYWNSQVLEMEVVDPFGNRIVFCEFAALPA, from the coding sequence ATGCTCCTGCCTGCTTATATGGTGACTCCGGTTTTCAGCATTTCCGACTACGCGAAAGCCATTGCGTTCTACATCGGCTGGTTGGGTTTTCGCATCGACTGGGAGGAAGTGCGCAACAAGCAGCCGGTGTACGTGCAGGTGTCGCGCGGCGAGGTCATCCTTCACCTCAACGCCTTGCCCGACAACGTGCCCGCCGGCGCCAAGGCCCGGGCCGAGATGCAGGGGCTCCTCGCTTTCCACCACCAGCTCGCAAGAAAAAACCAGGACGTCCGCCCCGCCCTCGTGCCGGCCTACTGGAACAGCCAGGTGCTGGAGATGGAAGTCGTCGACCCATTCGGCAACCGCATCGTGTTCTGCGAATTCGCCGCGCTGCCGGCGTAA
- a CDS encoding pectate lyase family protein, protein MLFFFKDYFSGVSIRCVAGAISVGLLAAGPAWAQGLLAFPGAEGAGRFTTGGRGTAAVPTTVLEVTNLLDDGKPGSLRHALQLSADKAPARTIVFRVSGTIHLASPLTISKANTTLAGQTAPGEGICLADYPVSVKANNVIVRFIRFRMGDKNQNKGFVNGGGGDDAFGGTRNNHLVVDHCSMSWSTDEAFSVYEGDSTTLQWNLIAEPLNYSYHYETGDKDFERHGFGGIWGGQHASFHHNLFAHCNNRTPRFNGSRYTHPAGFENCDFRNNVIYDWGTNNVYAGEGGNYNIVGNYYKPGPSTSLKTRAQLLNPYKIEKEKGRLPYGKFYLAGNYVDGAPAVTAHNWSGVVMNGGTAADTVQSKVTTPFALGPFTLQPAKAAYEAVLRGAGATRPVRDTLDQRIVREVRTGTGTLIDVQGHYPHGTPYSLSQRAWPALKSAPAPADADHDGMPDTWEKAYGLNPQNAADRALRAPNGYTNLENYLNSLVPALAAAAPVAPAAPKAAKKWVPAAKPAVPKAVKK, encoded by the coding sequence ATGCTATTCTTTTTCAAAGATTATTTTTCAGGAGTATCAATTCGATGTGTCGCAGGCGCCATAAGTGTAGGCCTGCTGGCTGCTGGGCCGGCCTGGGCGCAGGGCCTGCTGGCCTTCCCCGGGGCCGAGGGCGCGGGGCGTTTCACCACCGGCGGGCGGGGCACGGCGGCCGTGCCCACCACGGTGCTCGAAGTGACCAACCTGCTCGATGACGGCAAGCCCGGCAGCCTGCGCCACGCCCTGCAACTGAGCGCCGACAAGGCCCCGGCCCGCACCATCGTGTTTCGGGTGTCGGGCACCATTCACCTGGCCTCGCCGCTCACCATTAGCAAGGCCAACACCACCCTCGCCGGCCAAACGGCGCCCGGCGAGGGCATCTGTCTGGCCGACTACCCGGTATCGGTGAAGGCCAACAACGTCATCGTGCGCTTCATCCGCTTTCGGATGGGCGATAAAAACCAGAACAAGGGCTTCGTGAACGGCGGGGGCGGCGACGATGCCTTTGGCGGCACCCGCAACAACCACCTCGTGGTCGACCATTGCTCGATGAGCTGGAGCACCGACGAGGCGTTTTCGGTGTACGAGGGCGACAGCACCACCCTGCAGTGGAACCTCATTGCCGAGCCGCTGAACTACTCCTACCACTACGAAACCGGCGACAAGGACTTTGAGCGGCACGGTTTCGGCGGCATCTGGGGCGGGCAGCACGCCTCGTTCCACCACAACCTGTTTGCCCACTGCAACAACCGCACGCCGCGCTTCAACGGCAGCCGCTACACCCACCCGGCCGGCTTCGAAAACTGCGATTTCCGCAACAACGTCATCTACGACTGGGGCACCAACAACGTGTACGCCGGCGAGGGCGGCAACTACAATATCGTGGGCAACTACTACAAGCCCGGCCCCAGCACCAGCCTCAAAACCCGCGCCCAGCTGCTGAACCCTTATAAAATCGAAAAGGAAAAAGGCCGCCTTCCCTACGGCAAGTTCTACCTGGCCGGCAACTACGTGGACGGCGCCCCCGCGGTGACGGCCCACAACTGGAGCGGCGTGGTGATGAACGGTGGCACCGCGGCCGACACCGTGCAGTCGAAAGTGACCACGCCGTTTGCCCTGGGCCCCTTCACGCTGCAACCGGCCAAAGCGGCCTATGAAGCCGTGCTACGTGGCGCCGGTGCCACCCGCCCCGTGCGCGACACCCTGGACCAGCGCATTGTGCGGGAGGTGCGCACCGGCACCGGCACCCTCATCGATGTGCAGGGCCACTACCCCCACGGCACGCCCTACAGTCTGAGCCAGCGTGCCTGGCCCGCGCTGAAGTCGGCTCCCGCCCCGGCCGATGCCGACCACGACGGCATGCCCGACACTTGGGAAAAAGCCTACGGCCTCAACCCCCAGAACGCTGCCGACCGCGCCCTGCGCGCCCCGAACGGCTACACCAACCTCGAAAACTACCTCAACAGCCTGGTGCCGGCGCTTGCTGCTGCTGCGCCCGTTGCGCCCGCCGCACCTAAGGCAGCGAAGAAATGGGTGCCGGCTGCGAAGCCCGCCGTGCCTAAGGCCGTGAAGAAATAG
- a CDS encoding carboxypeptidase-like regulatory domain-containing protein, giving the protein MRFTFLFFALATICGTHSAVAQQADSRTPAAGNSQERIALSARPERAAPARPRLACAPLMGTVYDPNGKPLVGATLLIKGTHDIYVTDSEGRFQLTDPVYEGQILDVQAAGYSLIEVPLDDCTLPRLVLAPMPTAKFKQRGKKEGQVIRLNHRSTNLR; this is encoded by the coding sequence ATGCGCTTTACTTTCCTCTTTTTCGCCCTAGCAACCATTTGTGGCACCCATTCGGCGGTGGCTCAGCAAGCCGATTCGCGGACGCCGGCGGCGGGCAACAGCCAGGAGCGCATTGCCCTTTCGGCCCGGCCCGAGCGCGCGGCCCCGGCCCGCCCGCGTCTGGCTTGCGCGCCGCTCATGGGCACCGTATACGACCCCAACGGCAAGCCGCTGGTGGGCGCCACGCTGCTCATCAAAGGCACCCACGACATCTACGTGACGGATTCGGAAGGCCGCTTCCAGCTCACGGACCCCGTGTACGAGGGCCAGATTCTGGACGTGCAGGCTGCGGGCTACTCTCTCATCGAAGTGCCGCTCGACGACTGCACCCTGCCGCGCCTGGTGCTGGCGCCCATGCCTACGGCCAAGTTCAAGCAGCGCGGCAAGAAGGAGGGCCAGGTTATTCGCCTCAACCACCGCAGCACCAACCTGCGTTAA
- a CDS encoding glycoside hydrolase family 43 protein yields the protein MKTHLSRFSRPFARLLRLAGLLVFTGLPGLALAQTPNAALSKVWVPDLGNGRYQNPVLNADYSDPDVVRVGSDFYLTSSSFNAVPGLQILHSKDLVNWTILGSVFKEQPPLARYREPQHGNGVWAPAIRYHNQEFYIYYPDPDLGIFVTKAKNPAGPWSAPVCVKEAKGWIDPCPLWDADGKAYLVHGFAGSRAGIKTILAVSPMSADGQRLLGDDVLVFDGHAGHPTLEGPKFYKRNGYYYIFAPAGGVPTGWQLVLRSRSVYGPYEEKIVMDQGKTPINGPHQGAWVDTDTGEDWFLHFQDRGAYGRVVHLQPMVWKNDWPVIGEDPDGDGKGQPVLSYRKPRIKSPAQPLATPPTSDEFGRVTLGRQWQWHANPQDYWAYLNPAAGVLRLYSVPLPEGYKNLWQVPNLLMQKLPAEVFTVTTKLTFSPRVDGEKVALLLMGLDYAYLALSNQGGKLQLIQSVCKDADKGTAETSTPAVEVPAGRAGQPIYLRVAVKAGAKCQFSYSFDNQTFQPLGAEFQAREGKWIGAKVGLFCSRTAKFNDSGNADVDWFHID from the coding sequence ATGAAAACACACCTTTCTCGCTTTTCCCGGCCGTTTGCCCGCTTGCTGCGACTGGCGGGTCTGCTCGTTTTTACCGGCCTGCCGGGCCTCGCCCTCGCCCAAACGCCCAACGCTGCGCTCTCCAAAGTGTGGGTGCCCGACCTGGGCAACGGCCGCTACCAGAACCCGGTGCTCAACGCCGACTACTCCGACCCCGACGTGGTGCGAGTTGGCAGCGACTTCTACCTGACTTCCTCCAGCTTCAACGCCGTGCCGGGCCTGCAGATTCTGCACTCCAAGGATTTGGTGAACTGGACCATTCTCGGGAGTGTGTTCAAGGAACAGCCACCCCTGGCGCGCTACCGCGAGCCTCAGCACGGCAACGGCGTGTGGGCACCGGCCATTCGTTACCACAACCAGGAGTTCTACATCTACTACCCCGACCCGGACCTGGGCATTTTCGTCACGAAAGCGAAGAACCCGGCCGGGCCGTGGTCGGCGCCGGTGTGCGTGAAAGAAGCCAAAGGCTGGATTGACCCCTGCCCGCTGTGGGATGCGGATGGCAAGGCCTACTTGGTGCACGGATTTGCGGGCTCGCGGGCGGGCATCAAAACCATTCTGGCGGTGAGCCCGATGAGTGCCGACGGTCAGCGCCTGCTCGGCGACGACGTGCTGGTGTTCGACGGGCACGCCGGGCACCCTACGCTGGAAGGACCGAAGTTTTACAAGCGCAACGGATACTACTACATCTTCGCGCCGGCCGGGGGCGTGCCCACGGGCTGGCAGCTGGTGCTGCGCTCCCGCAGCGTGTATGGGCCTTATGAGGAGAAGATTGTGATGGACCAGGGCAAAACGCCCATCAACGGCCCGCACCAGGGCGCCTGGGTAGACACCGACACGGGCGAGGACTGGTTTCTGCACTTTCAGGACCGGGGCGCCTACGGGCGCGTGGTGCACCTGCAGCCCATGGTGTGGAAAAACGACTGGCCCGTCATCGGCGAAGACCCCGACGGCGATGGCAAAGGTCAGCCGGTGCTCTCCTACCGCAAGCCGCGCATCAAAAGCCCCGCCCAGCCGCTGGCCACGCCGCCCACGTCCGACGAGTTTGGCCGCGTGACCCTGGGCCGGCAGTGGCAGTGGCACGCTAACCCGCAGGACTACTGGGCCTACCTGAACCCCGCGGCCGGCGTCCTGCGCCTGTATTCGGTGCCGCTGCCCGAGGGCTATAAGAACCTCTGGCAGGTGCCCAACCTGCTCATGCAAAAGCTACCGGCCGAGGTATTCACCGTGACCACCAAGCTCACATTCAGCCCGCGGGTGGACGGCGAGAAAGTGGCGCTGCTGCTGATGGGGCTCGATTATGCCTACCTTGCGCTCAGCAACCAGGGCGGCAAGCTGCAGCTCATCCAGAGCGTGTGCAAGGACGCCGACAAGGGCACGGCCGAAACCAGCACGCCCGCCGTGGAGGTGCCCGCGGGCCGCGCCGGCCAGCCCATCTACCTGCGCGTGGCCGTGAAAGCCGGCGCCAAATGCCAGTTCAGCTACAGCTTCGACAACCAGACCTTTCAGCCACTGGGGGCCGAGTTTCAGGCCCGCGAGGGCAAATGGATTGGCGCCAAAGTGGGCTTATTCTGCTCTCGCACGGCTAAATTCAACGATTCTGGCAACGCGGACGTGGATTGGTTTCATATAGATTAA
- a CDS encoding sensor histidine kinase: MPVDLYHNPLTEILFEQAKDFVGLYDVEDRWFKRVNEAGYRLLGYPSAQALYDDPRRTLRGQRMSPEEWAELSDRVLRDGHYTFETELRRQSGDQFWASIELTNLAVEGRRYFVIRLTDTDRLHTAERRLAMSLGRFEAVVSHATIGIIMCNRAGRIVLANGKAHALFGYDDQTLLSHGIEDLVPTAVSGYHERLRTSFNARPEVRSMGHNRDLMARRRDGTEFPVEVSLSYFHLEEELFVVSYVIDITFKKEAERELLAHHQRVAALNAELEQKVADRTQALENTLAQLELRSQELSQALAAEQELGELKSRFVSMASHEFRTPLTGVLTSAALIEKYTTTEQQDKRQRHLARIRTSVKHLTDILEEFLSVGKIEEGRLEAHPTRVELPVLLHEALADTEGLRKPGQHLREEFGGPLEPLWTDASLLRKVLVNLLSNAFKYSPEQVPVTVRAATDSGWLTLSVQDQGLGIAREDQEHLFERFFRARNAANLPGTGLGLYIVARYLDLLGGTVRLDSELGRGTTVTLTLPYEDDTAR; this comes from the coding sequence ATGCCCGTCGACTTATATCACAATCCGCTCACGGAAATCCTGTTTGAGCAGGCCAAAGACTTTGTGGGGCTGTATGACGTGGAGGACCGGTGGTTTAAGCGGGTGAACGAGGCGGGCTACCGCCTGCTGGGCTACCCCTCGGCCCAGGCCCTCTACGACGACCCGCGCCGCACCCTGCGCGGCCAGCGCATGAGCCCGGAAGAATGGGCCGAGCTAAGCGACCGGGTGCTGCGCGATGGCCACTACACGTTCGAAACCGAGCTGCGGCGGCAGTCGGGCGACCAGTTTTGGGCTTCAATTGAGCTGACCAACCTAGCGGTGGAAGGCCGCCGCTACTTCGTCATCCGCCTCACCGACACCGACCGCCTGCACACGGCCGAGCGCCGCTTGGCCATGAGCCTGGGCCGTTTCGAGGCCGTGGTGAGCCACGCCACCATCGGCATCATCATGTGCAACCGGGCCGGCCGCATCGTGCTGGCCAACGGCAAGGCCCACGCCCTGTTTGGCTACGACGACCAAACCTTGCTGAGCCACGGCATTGAGGACCTGGTGCCCACCGCCGTGAGCGGCTACCACGAGCGGCTGCGCACGTCCTTCAACGCCCGCCCCGAGGTGCGCAGCATGGGCCACAACCGCGACCTGATGGCCCGCCGCCGCGACGGCACGGAGTTTCCGGTGGAAGTGAGCCTGAGCTATTTCCACCTCGAAGAAGAGCTGTTCGTGGTGTCGTACGTCATCGACATCACCTTCAAGAAAGAGGCCGAGCGCGAGTTGCTGGCCCACCACCAGCGCGTGGCCGCCCTCAACGCCGAGCTGGAGCAGAAGGTGGCCGACCGCACCCAGGCCCTGGAAAATACCCTGGCCCAGCTGGAGCTGCGCAGCCAGGAGCTGAGCCAGGCCCTGGCCGCCGAGCAGGAGCTGGGCGAACTGAAGTCGCGCTTCGTGAGCATGGCCTCGCACGAGTTTCGCACCCCGCTCACGGGCGTGCTCACCTCGGCTGCCCTCATTGAGAAGTACACCACCACTGAGCAGCAGGACAAGCGCCAGCGCCACCTAGCGCGCATCCGCACCTCGGTGAAGCACCTGACCGACATTCTGGAGGAATTTCTGTCGGTGGGCAAGATTGAGGAAGGCCGGCTGGAGGCCCACCCCACGCGGGTAGAGTTGCCCGTGCTGCTGCACGAAGCCCTGGCCGACACCGAAGGCCTGCGCAAGCCCGGCCAGCACCTGCGCGAGGAGTTCGGCGGGCCGCTCGAACCGCTGTGGACCGACGCCTCGCTGCTGCGCAAGGTGCTGGTGAACCTGCTCAGCAACGCGTTTAAGTACTCGCCCGAGCAAGTGCCCGTGACGGTGCGCGCCGCCACCGACAGCGGCTGGCTCACGCTCAGTGTGCAGGACCAGGGCCTGGGCATTGCCCGCGAAGACCAGGAGCATTTGTTTGAGCGTTTTTTTCGGGCGCGCAACGCGGCCAACCTGCCCGGCACCGGCCTGGGCTTGTACATTGTGGCCCGCTACCTGGACCTACTGGGCGGCACCGTTCGGCTCGACAGCGAGCTGGGCCGGGGCACCACCGTCACCCTTACCCTTCCCTATGAAGACGATACTGCTCGTTGA
- a CDS encoding response regulator, with translation MKTILLVEDSDLIRENTAEILELAGYAVITAENGKIGVEKALITKPDLVVCDIMMPVLDGYGVLHIFSQNPQLAGVPFIFLTAKTERADLRRGMELGADDYLTKPFEETELLSAIHSRLARFGQLRPEYDLQAPGGLGQFLDDASAVGHLSGLTADRKPHALRKKQELYAEGDEATRLYFVQSGRVKTVRRTSGGKELITGVYGPGEFLGYLPLLEQRPHADSAVVLDDAVLLYIPQEDFTQLLHRHPAVGQQFVRLLAGRVNEREQQLLGMAYDSLRRRVATTLLRLHEQAPDAAIQLSRDDLAAVVGIAPESLIRTLSEFKHDGLIEQTAHGIRVVQPDKLRQPNW, from the coding sequence ATGAAGACGATACTGCTCGTTGAAGACAGCGACCTGATTCGCGAAAACACGGCCGAGATTCTGGAGCTGGCCGGCTACGCGGTGATTACGGCCGAGAACGGTAAAATTGGCGTGGAGAAAGCCCTTATCACCAAGCCCGACCTGGTGGTGTGCGACATCATGATGCCCGTGCTGGATGGCTACGGCGTGCTGCACATCTTCAGCCAGAACCCGCAGCTGGCCGGCGTGCCCTTCATCTTCCTCACCGCCAAAACCGAGCGCGCTGACCTGCGCCGCGGCATGGAACTCGGCGCCGACGACTACCTCACCAAGCCCTTCGAGGAAACCGAGCTGCTTAGCGCCATCCATAGCCGGTTGGCGCGCTTCGGCCAGCTCCGGCCCGAATATGACTTGCAGGCCCCCGGCGGCCTGGGCCAGTTTCTGGACGATGCCAGCGCCGTGGGCCACCTCTCCGGCCTCACCGCCGACCGCAAGCCCCACGCCCTGCGCAAAAAGCAGGAGCTGTACGCCGAGGGCGACGAGGCCACGCGCCTGTACTTCGTGCAAAGCGGGCGGGTGAAAACCGTGCGCCGCACGTCTGGCGGCAAGGAGTTGATTACGGGCGTGTACGGCCCGGGCGAGTTCCTGGGCTACCTGCCGCTGCTGGAGCAGCGCCCGCACGCCGACTCGGCCGTGGTGCTCGATGATGCGGTGCTGCTCTACATTCCGCAGGAAGACTTTACCCAGCTGCTGCACCGCCACCCGGCCGTGGGTCAGCAGTTTGTGCGCCTGCTGGCCGGCCGCGTAAACGAGCGTGAGCAGCAGCTCCTGGGCATGGCCTACGACTCGCTGCGCCGCCGCGTGGCCACCACCTTGCTGCGCCTGCACGAGCAAGCGCCCGACGCGGCCATTCAGCTCTCGCGCGACGACCTAGCCGCCGTGGTGGGCATCGCGCCCGAGTCCCTGATTCGGACGCTGAGCGAGTTCAAGCACGACGGGCTGATTGAGCAGACGGCCCACGGCATCCGGGTGGTGCAGCCTGATAAATTGCGGCAGCCCAACTGGTAG
- a CDS encoding group III truncated hemoglobin — translation MTTPRPDITTEADVRLLVDTFYARVNEDPLLDSIFNGFAQVDWSHHLPNMYDFWSGLLLGTSRYHGRPFPKHVPLPIDATHFQRWVALFCATVDDLFAGPTAEEAKLRGRAIAQVFEARLRGRNSLTVL, via the coding sequence ATGACAACTCCCCGCCCCGATATCACCACCGAAGCCGACGTGCGCCTGCTCGTTGATACGTTCTACGCCCGCGTCAACGAAGACCCCCTGCTCGACTCCATTTTCAACGGTTTCGCGCAGGTAGACTGGTCCCACCACCTGCCCAACATGTACGATTTCTGGAGCGGCCTGCTGCTGGGCACCAGCCGCTACCACGGCCGCCCCTTCCCCAAGCACGTGCCGCTGCCCATCGATGCCACGCACTTTCAGCGCTGGGTGGCCTTGTTCTGCGCCACCGTCGACGACTTGTTTGCCGGCCCCACCGCCGAAGAGGCCAAGCTGCGCGGCCGTGCCATTGCCCAGGTGTTTGAAGCACGGCTGCGCGGGCGCAATTCCCTCACGGTGCTGTAG
- a CDS encoding heavy metal translocating P-type ATPase, whose product MPNVAPAPAETRTHTACAHCGDACPDEPIRLAQEPALSFCCQGCRAVYELLAARNLCTYYRLDERPGQKVKPVELPGRFDYLDLESMQSQLLEFRSPTLARLTFSIPQMHCASCIWLLENLFKLNAGITASRVNFLRKELTVSYQPDVTSLKEVVTLLASIGYEPQITLAELGAQPHHANRTLYYQLGVAAFAFGNVMLLALPEYFSFTAQLQAAFGQFFGWLSLLLALPVLLVSARGFYRSAWQGLRQRYINLDFPISLGLTALFVTSVFEITTHRGPGYFDSFTGLVFFMLMGKWVQQRSYDALRFDRDFTSYFPVAATRLTPSGEEAVPVRELRAGQRIRVRHQEIIPADVVLLRGQGLIDYSFVSGESEPVAKVPGDTLYAGGRQVGEAVELEVVREVSQGYLTQLWNNPAFQKADTATLETYANKVGRYFVALTLLLALGAAAYWYPSSPAMALRACTSVLVIACPCALSLATPFALGAALRVLGRHKLYLKNSAVVETLGRADTLVFDKTGTLTDVKRSAVEYEGPALSLAQQQAVAAVVRQSTHPLSQRLAAELPAVSLDVNDFIEVPGAGVRGTVSGVGARVGSASFVGQAAPSAEADVRQSRVYISFGGGLSGCFTFRNVYREGLREVLTELSKTYRLTVLSGDNETERARLRELFGPQAELHFHQTPQQKLDYVAQLRQQGRRVVMVGDGLNDAGALQQADAGLALTDTLTNFSPACDGILEAGSFGRLPTVLGFAQDCLHIVLATFVLSFCYNGIGLGLAVQGRFTPIISAILMPISSLSVMVFATLLVKLAAWRRGL is encoded by the coding sequence GTGCCCAATGTCGCCCCCGCTCCTGCCGAAACCCGCACCCACACCGCCTGCGCCCACTGCGGCGACGCCTGCCCCGACGAGCCCATCCGGCTAGCCCAAGAGCCGGCGCTAAGTTTCTGCTGCCAGGGCTGCCGGGCGGTGTACGAGCTGCTGGCGGCCCGCAACCTGTGCACCTACTACCGCCTCGATGAGCGCCCTGGCCAGAAGGTGAAGCCCGTGGAGCTGCCCGGCCGCTTCGACTACCTGGACCTGGAATCGATGCAAAGCCAGCTGCTGGAGTTTCGCTCGCCCACGCTCGCGCGCCTCACCTTCAGCATCCCGCAGATGCACTGCGCCTCCTGCATCTGGCTACTCGAAAACCTGTTTAAGCTCAATGCCGGCATCACCGCGTCGCGGGTCAATTTCCTGCGCAAAGAGCTTACGGTGAGCTACCAGCCGGACGTCACTTCGCTCAAAGAAGTGGTGACGCTGCTGGCTTCCATTGGCTACGAGCCGCAGATTACGCTGGCCGAGCTGGGCGCCCAGCCCCACCACGCCAACCGCACGCTCTATTACCAGCTGGGCGTGGCGGCCTTCGCCTTCGGCAACGTGATGCTGCTGGCGCTGCCCGAGTATTTTTCCTTCACGGCGCAGCTGCAGGCCGCGTTCGGGCAGTTTTTTGGCTGGCTGAGTTTGCTGCTGGCTTTGCCCGTGCTGCTGGTGAGCGCGCGCGGCTTCTACCGCTCGGCCTGGCAGGGACTGCGGCAGCGCTACATCAACCTCGATTTTCCCATCAGCCTGGGCCTCACGGCCCTGTTCGTGACCAGCGTTTTTGAAATAACGACGCACCGCGGGCCCGGCTATTTCGATTCCTTCACGGGGCTGGTGTTTTTCATGCTCATGGGCAAATGGGTGCAGCAGCGCAGCTACGACGCCCTGCGCTTCGACCGCGACTTCACCTCCTACTTCCCCGTGGCCGCCACCCGCCTCACGCCCAGCGGCGAGGAGGCCGTGCCGGTGCGGGAGCTGCGCGCGGGCCAGCGCATTCGGGTGCGGCACCAGGAAATCATTCCGGCCGATGTGGTGCTGTTGCGCGGCCAGGGCCTGATTGACTACAGCTTTGTATCGGGCGAAAGTGAGCCCGTGGCCAAAGTGCCCGGCGACACGCTGTATGCCGGCGGCCGCCAGGTGGGCGAGGCCGTGGAGCTGGAAGTCGTGCGCGAGGTGTCGCAGGGCTACCTCACCCAGCTCTGGAACAACCCCGCCTTCCAGAAAGCCGATACGGCCACGCTGGAAACCTACGCCAACAAAGTAGGCCGCTACTTCGTGGCCCTCACGCTGCTGCTGGCGCTGGGCGCGGCGGCCTACTGGTACCCCAGCAGCCCGGCCATGGCCTTGCGGGCCTGCACCTCGGTGCTGGTGATTGCCTGCCCTTGCGCGCTGTCGCTGGCCACGCCGTTTGCGCTGGGCGCCGCGCTGCGGGTGCTGGGCCGCCACAAGCTCTACCTGAAAAACAGCGCCGTGGTCGAAACCCTGGGCCGCGCCGATACCCTAGTCTTCGACAAAACCGGCACGCTCACCGATGTGAAACGCTCGGCTGTGGAATACGAAGGACCGGCGCTCAGCCTGGCACAGCAACAGGCCGTGGCCGCCGTGGTGCGCCAGTCTACCCACCCGCTCAGCCAGCGCCTGGCCGCCGAGCTGCCGGCCGTGTCGCTGGATGTGAATGACTTTATCGAAGTGCCCGGCGCGGGCGTGCGCGGCACTGTGAGCGGCGTGGGTGCGCGCGTGGGCTCAGCCTCGTTTGTAGGTCAGGCCGCCCCTTCCGCCGAGGCCGATGTGCGCCAGTCCCGCGTCTACATCAGCTTCGGCGGTGGCCTGAGCGGCTGCTTCACCTTTCGCAACGTGTACCGCGAGGGCTTGCGCGAGGTGCTGACTGAGTTGAGCAAAACCTACCGCCTGACCGTACTCTCGGGCGACAACGAAACCGAGCGTGCCCGCCTGCGCGAGCTGTTTGGCCCGCAGGCCGAGCTGCACTTCCACCAAACCCCGCAGCAGAAGCTCGACTACGTGGCCCAACTCCGGCAGCAGGGCCGCCGCGTGGTGATGGTGGGCGACGGCCTGAACGACGCCGGCGCCCTGCAGCAAGCCGACGCCGGCCTGGCCCTCACCGACACGCTCACCAACTTCTCCCCTGCCTGCGATGGCATCCTCGAAGCCGGCAGCTTTGGCCGGCTGCCCACCGTGCTGGGCTTCGCACAGGACTGCCTGCACATCGTGCTGGCCACATTCGTGCTGTCGTTTTGCTACAACGGCATCGGCCTGGGGCTGGCGGTGCAGGGCCGGTTCACGCCTATTATTTCGGCCATTCTCATGCCCATCAGCTCGCTCAGCGTGATGGTGTTTGCCACGCTGCTGGTGAAGCTGGCCGCCTGGCGGCGCGGGCTGTAA